A segment of the Gammaproteobacteria bacterium genome:
TGCCAAGCGATGAGCTAAAAGAGTATACCCAGGTTATTATTGATGAGGCGGATCGTTTGCGGAGCTTGGTTGATCGAATGCTTATCTCTAACCACCCCCCCCGAATGGAGATGGTCAATATTCATCAATTGGTTGAGCGTGTTTGCAGCTTGGTCACTATTGAAGCGAGTGGTATTAATATTATCCGCGACTATGACCCGAGCCTGCCTGAATTCCCAGCCGATGGTGATCTGCTGATTCAAGCCATACTGAATATTACGCGCAATGCAGCGCAAGCGCTGAGTGGCAAAGGCAATATCACCTTGCGTACCCGCCCTCTTCGACAGTTCACCATAAATCAGCAGCGCCACAAGCTGGTCATCTGCCTACAAATTATTGATGATGGTCCCGGCATCCCCCCCGAGATGCAAGAGGCGATTTTCTACCCTATGGTCAGTGGTCGCCCAGAGGGAACCGGGCTTGGCCTGACCATAGCGCAAACGATGGCAAGCCAGCACCACGGCCTGATCGAGTGCAGCAGCACACCAGGCAATACCGTATTCACGCTATTACTGCCGCTTAAAAGGCACAATAAGGAGCACTCATGACAGAGGGGCATATTTGGATTGTCGATGATGACCGGTCAATACGCTGGGTGCTTGAAAAAGCCCTCAAGCAGGCGGGCCACCAAACCACCAGCTTTGAAAAGGCCACCGGTGTCATGGCGAGCCTCGAACAGAGCCAGCCTGACGTGCTGATTACTGATATCCGTATGCCTGGCATGGATGGTTTGAGCCTGCTGGACAAGATTAATAGCCACTACCCCGAGCTACCGGTGATTGTCATCACAGCCCATTCCGATCTCGACAGTGCGGTATCTGCTTATAAGGGGGGGGCTTTCGAATATTTACCCAAACCCTTTGACATAGACGAAGCGACGGAGCTGGTTGAACGTGCCCTGCGCCACCGCCAGCCCCGTGTATCGGCAAGCACTGAAATAGTGGGTAATAGCCCCGAAATTATCGGTGAAGCCCCCTCTATGCAGGAGGTTTT
Coding sequences within it:
- the glnL gene encoding nitrogen regulation protein NR(II), giving the protein MNALPTLNTEQPQLILENLSAAVLLLNQKYELLYMNPACEELLALSASRHYGECLNQFLPNAKHLIELTQNTRLSGRSCTEREMPLITSDLNNITVDCTLTLFSDPAASSLIIIEMLPMDRHLRIARDEQLSTQFQATRELLRGLAHEIKNPLGGLRGAAQLLERELPSDELKEYTQVIIDEADRLRSLVDRMLISNHPPRMEMVNIHQLVERVCSLVTIEASGINIIRDYDPSLPEFPADGDLLIQAILNITRNAAQALSGKGNITLRTRPLRQFTINQQRHKLVICLQIIDDGPGIPPEMQEAIFYPMVSGRPEGTGLGLTIAQTMASQHHGLIECSSTPGNTVFTLLLPLKRHNKEHS